In the genome of Pyrobaculum islandicum DSM 4184, the window CCCCCGTGAAGGCGTTCATTATCTTCCTCTTTACGGTTTTCTCGTCGTCTGTTGTATATATTGCTGAGTCCGGGTTTGAGGCAGACATCTTGCTCTCCCCCGTAAGCGCCATTATGAACTTCGAGTATATGGTGGCGGGCTTGGGGTAGCCGAGGCTGTCCGCTATATCTCTGGCCAGCCTGAAGTAGGGGTCTTGATCTATGGCACATGGTATCAACACGGGGGTGGGCTGGCCGCGGAGCTCTGTGGGGAGGAATGCGACGGCTATCTGCAGCGACGGGTAGAAGATAAGGCCTATGTTTGTGGAGTCGGTGAAGCCGAAGGTGGCCTTGACCGTGTTCCAGGTGAGCTTCTTGGCTACCCTCACCGCGATGGGGTAGAGCGGCTCGATGTCTTTTGTGTCCACTATGAGGTGTAGTTTGTCGGGCGTGAAGCCCAAGGCAATTACGTCTAGGGCGTTTTCATACGCCCAGCCGGTGGCCTCGTCTAGCTTCATCTCCGGGTCGTCGTAGAACTTCTCGTCGTCTGTCATCTGGAAGTAGACCTCAAGGTTGAACTTGTCCGAGAACCACTTCAGCAATATCCACGGGACCATGTGGCCTATGTGTACAGGCCCGCTTGGCCCTCTCCCCGTGTATAAAGCCCAGGGCTTCCCCTCGCCGTGCCACTTCAAGATAGTGTCGAAGTCTCTATGGGCATAGAAGAACCCCCTTTTAATTAGTGGATGTACTTCGCCGGCATATTTCTCAAGCAACGCCACTTCGTCTGGTGTTAATCTCCTCGCACCAAAGTGTTTAAGAAGCTTATCGTAGTCTACCCTCCCCCTCACCTCCCAGGGCGTAACGACAAACTCTTCCTCATTTCCTCTTACGTCCACCCCATGAGTTTTTGGTGCTTTTAGTCAGTATTTAAGCTAAACCGCCGACGAGTCCCTTATCGATTAGATACGACACCGTCTGCACCCAGCCTGCGAGTCGGCCTAGCTTTCTATATGACAGCCCTCTGAGACAGCGCGAAGAGAGAGGACATGTCTCACATGTGTACTTGCGGCAGTAGTTTGCCCTTGGCGTCTCTCCGGCTAAGCCCAACTTTGGGGCAGTCCTCATGAAATGTTTATCTACGGGGGCAGATGTGACATCGCCTGTAAAAAGCAAAAAGAGGTCGGCGACTTTAGGGCCTACGCCTGCTATTTTAAGCAACTCCCCCCTACTGCGGGGTCTCCCCAGTCTTATATAATCCTCTATGGCTTGTGGAAGCCGCTGTAGTTGATAACTTCGCCCAATTTGAGACGCTATCTTTACAATCTCTCTCAAGTCTTCTGATAATGAAAAAATGCGACGTATCCACCGTAGGACATTAGTATGATAGTTTGTATTTTGCGTTAAGAAAGCAGTTACAAAAAGAAGATCCTCATCTCCAGGCGAGATTGAAATGCCAATACAATCGCCGTATAACTCCACGAGCCTATGTACTCTGTTGCGTAAATCGCCGTCTACATCATTTATATATCTCCAAGGGTTGTACCAACGGCCAGATATATACTGATCCTCCGACGCTTTTACGCCTTTTTTCACCCCAAAGATTTTTACATAATTCTCATCTAGTAGTGAAAGCGTAAGACTTGGAT includes:
- a CDS encoding DNA lyase, giving the protein MMRHSREDRCLSLTLYPSLTLSLLDENYVKIFGVKKGVKASEDQYISGRWYNPWRYINDVDGDLRNRVHRLVELYGDCIGISISPGDEDLLFVTAFLTQNTNYHTNVLRWIRRIFSLSEDLREIVKIASQIGRSYQLQRLPQAIEDYIRLGRPRSRGELLKIAGVGPKVADLFLLFTGDVTSAPVDKHFMRTAPKLGLAGETPRANYCRKYTCETCPLSSRCLRGLSYRKLGRLAGWVQTVSYLIDKGLVGGLA
- a CDS encoding tryptophan--tRNA ligase, whose protein sequence is MDVRGNEEEFVVTPWEVRGRVDYDKLLKHFGARRLTPDEVALLEKYAGEVHPLIKRGFFYAHRDFDTILKWHGEGKPWALYTGRGPSGPVHIGHMVPWILLKWFSDKFNLEVYFQMTDDEKFYDDPEMKLDEATGWAYENALDVIALGFTPDKLHLIVDTKDIEPLYPIAVRVAKKLTWNTVKATFGFTDSTNIGLIFYPSLQIAVAFLPTELRGQPTPVLIPCAIDQDPYFRLARDIADSLGYPKPATIYSKFIMALTGESKMSASNPDSAIYTTDDEKTVKRKIMNAFTGGRPTAEEQRKYGGNPDICPVFHYHMLFDPDDASVEKIRQDCKSGAMLCGECKLKLYEKISRFLKDHRERREKARGRVDEYRISAKLR